AGCCCAATCAGACGGTGCTCAAGAAATTGCTCGAAATCGGCGCGCTGTGAGACTGAAGGCCGGGATTTTCGTCTCAGCCATTGTCCGCCGGGTTTTTGCCGATGGCGGCATGGCGGCGATCGAACGGCGCGGCGCGGAAGAGGCAGGCGCAATCTTCGTCCGCATCCGCCACCGCGATGGATCGGAAAGCCTGGCCGCACCTGCGCCACAGACGGCATTTGACAGCGATCATCCCGACGACCGGTTGTTCGAGTTTCGGAAAACCCGGGTGCCGGAGACCGAGGTTTCCGAAACGATCGCCCGCGAATATCGGTACGATCCAGATATCTGGGTGCTGGAAATCGAAACCGATACGCCGGAAACGTATCTGGATTTCAGCCAGGATTAGCGCGCAAGCAATTTTAACGATTAGGCGCGGCAATAATTAATCCGACGCGTGCATGCTGGAAGCTCCGAAGAGCGTTCCCGGATTGTCATGCCCAGATTTGCAACATTGGTAATTGTCTGTTCAGCCGCTGCTTTCATCGCGCCAAGCGCGATCAGCCGGATTGGTGTATCGTTTTCGGACGAGCTGTCCGAACTCACGAAACAGTGCCTGATCAAGGGAAATGTCAGCATCAACACCGGCGAGCGCATCTACCATGTGCCGGGGCAGGAGTTTTATACTCCGACCAAAATCAGTGCCCGCTATGGCGAGCGCTGGTTCTGCTCTGAAGCCGAAGCCCGCGCCGCAGGCTGGCGAAAAGCCCGGCGATAGGTCTCATTTCCGTGTCTGGTCTAACACCACGGTTTGAGCGAGATCCGGAACTGTCAGGCAGAGCTGCGCCAGCGATTTCTTACATGATGCGGTCGCCTTAGCCGGTCTTGCGGTTTGGTGCCGCGCGGTGATTGTCCTGTGCTGCCGGACGGGAAACCGGGGCAGGGCGCACCGGATTGCTGTCGGCCAGCGCCGGAACATGCAGCGGGCCGCCGGAAGTGTAGCTGTCGGCGCGTTGCCAGGTGGATAGGCGTGCAGCGCAGCTTTCCGGGTCGAGATCGTCGATCAGGTCGTTGGCCAGTGTCCGGCGGGCAGAGGGCTCGGCCAGATGCGGAAAGAAGCATTCCAGCGCAGTCTTGACGGTGTCGGCGGGTGCGTTGAGCCCGATCAGCGCGGTCGCCAGTTGGCGCCCGGACAGATCCATCATGATGCGCTCGGACAACGCGAAACTGGTCTCCATGGCGTCCGCAAGGGCTGTGGCAAACCAGGCTTCGTGGTCGCGTTTGGCGTGGCGCGCGAGCTGATTGAGCCTGGCGTCTGCGATCCGGCGTCGGGTTGCCGGCGATACCTGTTGTTCGGATGGCGCAGTGGCTGGTGTTCCATGCTCGGTGCGCGGTTTGCGGGTGCTGGTCGGCCGGTTGAGTGGCGATTTCGGGGTGGGACTGCGCTGTGCCAGCGCACGCAGCTCATCGCGCAGCTTCTCGCTCGGATCGAGCGGCGGCGTATCGATTTTCGGACGTTCGTTCGACGCGTCGGGTTTGCCTGCTGGTTGCTTGGCCGGGTCGGGGATCAGCCCGCGCAATATCAGAAGCCCTTCCACCGACGGGTCGTTGAGCCCGCGTAACGTCCTGATGGCCTGTGGCGACAGATCCGAGCGGCGTGCGGCCGCGCGTGCGTGCGGGGCACCCATCCGCGCCACGGCACGGGCCAGGGCGCTTTCCTTGAGACCGACAAAATGAGCGATGAAGGGGGCAGCAATGTCGATCGGCTGGTTGATGATCATTTCCGCGACGTCGTCGGGCACCCGTGACAGCCGCGAAAGTGCCGCCGACGCGGTACGGCGGGTTTGCGGATCTGAAGCGTCAAAAAGCGGCATGAAAAGCCGTGAAAACCGCGCCATGTCCTGGCGCGAGGGACGTTCGAGATATTCAAGGCCGCTGATTGTCGCCATCAGCACCGCATCCTTGCGGTGGGCGGAATCGAGCCGTTCGAGATCGCGGAAACTGTTGGACACGGGCACACCTGACTGGAACGCTACGAAACAATTGTCTCAAACTATTGGAAAACCGTTAGCAAGCTGTTAACCAAGTACTGGCTTGATGGGCAGCGAGGAAGGAGAAGGATGTCCAGCGTATTTCCTGTTCCATGCATTTGGAGGCCAGAAATGACGACGATATTATCCTTTGACCAGTCAAGATGCCGGCGAGATTCGGTGGCCCATCCACCAGGTAAAGCCGGGGCGACAACTGGTCAGGTTCTGATGTT
This DNA window, taken from Hoeflea algicola, encodes the following:
- a CDS encoding DUF1491 family protein, whose protein sequence is MRLKAGIFVSAIVRRVFADGGMAAIERRGAEEAGAIFVRIRHRDGSESLAAPAPQTAFDSDHPDDRLFEFRKTRVPETEVSETIAREYRYDPDIWVLEIETDTPETYLDFSQD